From the Alkalibacter rhizosphaerae genome, one window contains:
- a CDS encoding InlB B-repeat-containing protein, whose amino-acid sequence MKSKLIVLFLSLLLVFGTIPAQAIEGDQPLLGPQYEDKAEEDFVEDPAKLKETETLNLMEPETPPQAYLDFTLAAEDEGYPGTSGEGWTWDPTGEVLTLNGITLNDALLVSLNAYYEFAILVPDGTEIVVNGTNMVNSPNGNGIVCDGDLTISGSGSLTIQADYHAIRATGNLDITGLSMLSGYSDGDSGIRVGPGGESVNQDGGHLTITDVGDVILDSYDSAMRVLGDITIDGFDSMDLTSSDYSGIRGGPDYDVEHYTDSAGNVSIMNGTSLSIDSYEAGIRLMGGNVTIDGVTTVDIYSDDNSAIHAKPYDVDYFDGLGILENGDVTIKNCTTVDLSGYDNGIRNSGNVILDNIQDLTIFAEDYNGIRSGPDSDGDQDTGVDGDVSITNCGDVSITAEDNGIRAMGNLVIDQVEIMFVVTEDENGFRVGPGADTDSGSNGNASITNVGTLDITADHTGMRVIGDLLVQNVDELEIVTQYHTGIRVGLGPDSDVEGNGDAQFLDCGTITIRSSHNGMRITGNLTVDGLDELNIDSEWTGLRVGSSYRYEDYAYGEWSQSESPGNVVLKNIAVVDISGLAKGINSTGSTWIENCPDATVVATALEPSYQSNKGYGIMAGTEITVKLSHLVVYGHQFGLVTGWTYNEVTEVTGGDITIDQSYVDASCASDLQPVSLDALSGNAAIFAGDDKTLEETGHAQIILSNAVFKEPADAYIADVVIGEFNCQSVTNLEELEMGVISYWGQALNAVIVEPLYLVTYDGNGGTGTVTDTEGPYLTDATVTVKDNAFTLLGYTFNSFNTKADGTGETYAPGATFGILGNVTLYAQWDKIPPVVKYVETDPETGLVTEGMKTNVILPELEDPDTKEVEVYVHVVAGSLDDAIRSKVMADLKDKGYELLDILDINLMKKVTEFDGTVTTSTIDNADITGPITVRVLLTGDDVDKDDLAIAYIDDAGNVTVITGTKVTVGDKVYVQFVTDHFSNYALIQALGDQETNPDTGVEETTQSGMTGVLPVAGFGILLAGYVVLKRKRTV is encoded by the coding sequence TTGAAATCAAAACTGATCGTTCTGTTCTTGTCCTTGTTGCTGGTTTTCGGAACCATACCGGCACAGGCCATAGAAGGGGACCAGCCACTACTGGGGCCGCAATATGAAGACAAGGCAGAAGAAGACTTTGTGGAAGATCCGGCCAAGTTGAAAGAAACGGAGACACTGAACTTGATGGAGCCGGAAACGCCGCCACAAGCCTACTTGGATTTCACGTTGGCTGCGGAGGACGAAGGATATCCTGGGACATCCGGTGAAGGATGGACATGGGATCCTACAGGTGAAGTCCTGACATTGAACGGGATCACCTTGAACGATGCGCTGCTTGTATCCCTGAATGCTTATTACGAGTTTGCCATTCTGGTACCCGACGGGACGGAGATCGTTGTCAACGGAACCAATATGGTCAATTCACCAAACGGGAACGGCATCGTCTGCGATGGAGACCTGACCATCAGCGGGTCCGGGTCATTGACCATCCAAGCTGATTATCATGCCATTCGGGCTACCGGCAATTTGGACATCACTGGATTGAGTATGTTAAGCGGTTATTCCGACGGGGATTCGGGGATCCGAGTCGGTCCGGGAGGCGAATCTGTCAACCAAGATGGCGGACATCTGACCATTACCGATGTTGGGGATGTGATCCTTGATTCCTACGACAGCGCCATGAGAGTATTGGGGGATATAACCATTGACGGTTTTGACTCCATGGATCTTACATCATCCGATTATTCCGGGATCCGGGGTGGACCGGATTATGATGTGGAACATTATACGGATTCGGCAGGAAATGTTTCCATCATGAATGGGACCTCTCTATCCATTGATTCCTACGAAGCCGGGATCCGGTTGATGGGCGGAAATGTGACCATAGACGGTGTGACCACGGTGGATATTTATTCTGATGACAATTCCGCCATCCACGCCAAACCCTATGATGTCGACTATTTCGATGGTCTTGGCATCCTGGAAAACGGAGACGTGACCATCAAAAACTGTACGACCGTCGATTTAAGCGGCTATGACAACGGCATTCGAAATTCCGGAAACGTCATTTTGGACAACATTCAAGACCTGACGATTTTTGCGGAGGATTATAACGGGATTCGATCCGGTCCGGACAGCGACGGGGATCAGGACACGGGAGTGGATGGAGATGTGAGCATCACCAATTGCGGAGATGTGTCCATAACAGCAGAGGACAACGGCATCCGGGCCATGGGAAATCTGGTCATCGATCAGGTGGAAATCATGTTTGTCGTAACGGAGGATGAAAACGGGTTCCGTGTAGGACCTGGCGCTGACACTGACTCCGGATCCAACGGAAACGCCTCCATCACCAACGTGGGAACATTGGACATCACTGCAGATCATACGGGCATGCGGGTCATTGGAGACCTACTTGTTCAAAATGTGGATGAGCTTGAGATCGTGACCCAGTATCATACGGGGATCCGAGTTGGTCTCGGTCCGGACAGCGACGTGGAAGGCAATGGAGACGCCCAGTTCCTGGACTGCGGTACCATCACCATTCGAAGCAGCCACAACGGCATGCGGATCACAGGAAACTTGACCGTGGATGGACTGGACGAGTTGAACATTGATTCCGAATGGACAGGTCTGCGTGTCGGTTCCTCTTATCGATACGAAGATTATGCATACGGCGAATGGTCCCAGAGCGAATCTCCAGGCAATGTGGTTTTAAAAAACATTGCTGTGGTTGATATTTCGGGTTTGGCAAAAGGGATCAACAGCACCGGTTCCACTTGGATCGAGAATTGTCCGGATGCAACCGTTGTAGCAACAGCTCTTGAGCCAAGTTATCAGAGCAACAAAGGCTATGGAATCATGGCTGGAACGGAGATCACGGTGAAACTGAGCCACTTGGTCGTTTACGGACACCAATTCGGTCTGGTCACCGGTTGGACCTATAATGAGGTCACGGAAGTGACCGGCGGAGATATCACCATCGACCAAAGCTACGTGGACGCCAGCTGTGCATCGGATCTGCAACCGGTATCCTTGGATGCCCTTTCCGGGAATGCCGCCATATTTGCAGGAGACGACAAGACCCTGGAAGAAACGGGACATGCACAGATCATCCTGTCCAATGCCGTCTTTAAAGAGCCGGCTGACGCCTATATCGCTGATGTTGTCATCGGAGAATTCAACTGCCAGTCTGTTACCAACCTGGAAGAGTTGGAGATGGGTGTCATATCTTACTGGGGGCAGGCACTGAATGCTGTCATTGTCGAACCTCTGTATCTGGTCACCTATGACGGCAACGGAGGCACCGGGACCGTAACGGATACGGAAGGGCCTTACCTGACGGATGCTACCGTAACGGTGAAAGACAATGCATTTACTTTATTGGGGTATACCTTCAATAGTTTCAACACCAAGGCAGATGGAACGGGCGAAACGTATGCACCGGGAGCCACCTTTGGTATTTTGGGCAACGTCACCCTGTATGCCCAGTGGGACAAGATCCCGCCGGTGGTAAAATACGTGGAAACCGATCCGGAAACGGGATTGGTTACGGAAGGAATGAAAACCAACGTGATACTTCCGGAACTAGAAGATCCGGATACCAAAGAAGTGGAAGTGTATGTCCATGTCGTGGCAGGATCCCTGGATGATGCCATTCGAAGCAAGGTAATGGCGGATCTGAAAGACAAGGGATACGAACTGTTGGATATACTGGACATCAACCTCATGAAAAAAGTGACGGAATTTGACGGAACCGTTACTACATCGACCATCGACAATGCCGACATCACCGGTCCCATCACCGTTCGGGTACTACTAACCGGCGACGATGTGGACAAAGACGACCTAGCCATTGCCTACATCGACGATGCAGGGAATGTGACAGTTATTACGGGAACAAAAGTGACTGTAGGCGATAAAGTCTACGTGCAGTTTGTAACGGATCATTTCAGCAACTATGCACTGATCCAGGCACTGGGAGACCAGGAAACCAACCCGGATACGGGTGTGGAAGAGACGACCCAGTCTGGGATGACGGGAGTTCTTCCGGTTGCAGGATTCGGGATCTTGCTGGCAGGCTATGTGGTGCTAAAACGCAAGCGAACTGTTTGA
- a CDS encoding InlB B-repeat-containing protein produces MKRRVLVLMFALFMVFSFLPLQAMADVLVEDPPALETLPPADEYPPLEEDPPADLEEPAPEGEDPPADYNEPPLEENDPSLIEEPPVQEDPPQDEDLPPDPTEEPEEPVVLMEPLMEPLMAEPEDELELDFVPPDYLDFTLEATDPSYPGESGEGWTWDAATKVLSLNGINMSIITTSELSSTLAAHAFAIQVPNGSTITVTGMNSISHNNGNGILCYGDLTINGSGSLWVDTYYNSIRAIGDLRISQLTMLDLTSSSYNGIRAGAGDYGENDMGSNGDVYLSNVDTVNIDSEESGIRTMSEIFIDGITNLTILSDDASGLRSGPYNVDGYTPGTLGETSITSCGDISINSYENSIRSLGDVLIDNVDSVSLISSDNRGMMVGPGDGDTKDTGALGSVVISNVETFEIESYYDGIKAIGDLTVDNVGTFTIVCDDNSGLRIGPTQNRQTAANGDITITDCGTLDIDAYDNAIRAMGDLYMENVTNIDVTSQNRNGIRVGLGDEEIITASDGNAEILNCGTLSITSDYNGMRITGDLTINGLTALNIQSEWTGLRVGSSYYYDNPERSDYGNSQSDSPGNVILKNVAAMDINAYAKGIHSYGSTLLENCTFAEIVATVAGSEQALKDDEDNVGYGILAGTTIDIVNSHLNVYGDKFGLVTGWVYDAYGYTDINQSPGGDITIDQSYVDANAAPEMMIGYEGPIVFGGYAAIFAGDDKAYEDTGHAQIILIDTVIKTPVDGYIADVVIGQFNCQSFTNEEELMMDSITHWGEALNNVVLEPQYYVTYDGNGGTGSLEDTQDPYLTDATVTVLENTFDLLGYTYDSWNTKADGSGTEYAPGASFVIKGNVTLYAQWNKIPPVVKYVETDPETGLVTEGMKTNVTLPELEDPDTKEVEVYVHVATGSLDDAIRSKVLADLKDKGYELLDILDISLMKKVTEFDGTVTTSTIDNADITGPITVRVLLTGDDVDKDDLAIAYIDDAGNVTVITGTKVTVGDKVYLQFVTDHFSNYALIQELGDQEANPSTGSMDEGSSIGGNEMSLLSFLGIWLLAVGILWIQRRRKAF; encoded by the coding sequence ATGAAACGCAGAGTATTGGTACTGATGTTTGCACTATTTATGGTCTTCTCATTCCTGCCGTTACAGGCCATGGCCGACGTACTGGTGGAAGATCCACCAGCACTAGAAACCTTGCCACCTGCAGATGAATATCCTCCGTTGGAAGAGGATCCACCGGCAGATTTGGAAGAACCGGCACCAGAGGGAGAAGATCCCCCGGCTGACTATAATGAACCACCCTTGGAAGAAAACGACCCATCCTTGATTGAAGAACCCCCTGTGCAGGAAGATCCACCACAGGACGAAGATTTGCCACCGGATCCGACAGAGGAACCGGAAGAGCCGGTCGTTTTAATGGAACCACTGATGGAACCATTGATGGCAGAGCCGGAAGATGAACTGGAGCTGGATTTTGTCCCACCGGATTATCTGGACTTTACCTTGGAAGCTACCGATCCTTCCTATCCTGGAGAAAGTGGAGAAGGATGGACTTGGGATGCAGCTACGAAAGTATTGAGCTTGAATGGAATAAATATGTCCATTATCACCACGTCAGAGCTGAGCAGTACCTTGGCAGCCCATGCTTTTGCCATCCAGGTGCCAAACGGCAGCACCATTACCGTGACGGGCATGAACAGTATTTCTCACAACAACGGGAATGGCATTCTCTGTTATGGAGATCTGACCATTAATGGAAGCGGCAGCCTCTGGGTGGATACCTATTACAACAGCATCCGTGCCATTGGTGATTTAAGAATATCTCAACTGACGATGCTGGATCTGACATCATCCTCCTATAATGGCATCCGTGCCGGAGCCGGTGACTATGGGGAGAACGACATGGGATCCAACGGGGACGTCTATCTTTCCAACGTGGATACAGTGAATATCGATTCCGAGGAGTCGGGGATCCGAACCATGAGCGAAATTTTCATCGACGGGATCACAAATCTGACGATCCTTTCCGACGATGCTTCCGGTCTTCGGTCCGGACCGTATAACGTCGATGGGTATACACCTGGAACCTTGGGCGAAACCTCCATCACCAGTTGCGGGGATATCTCCATAAATTCCTACGAAAACAGCATCCGATCTCTAGGTGATGTTTTGATCGACAACGTAGATTCCGTTTCTTTGATTTCTTCGGATAATCGAGGAATGATGGTGGGACCTGGAGACGGAGACACAAAAGATACTGGAGCTTTAGGAAGCGTTGTCATCTCCAACGTGGAAACTTTTGAGATCGAATCATATTATGATGGAATTAAAGCCATTGGAGACTTGACTGTTGACAATGTTGGGACTTTCACTATCGTCTGTGACGATAATAGTGGGTTGCGCATCGGACCAACCCAGAATCGCCAGACGGCTGCCAACGGAGATATCACCATCACCGATTGCGGGACCTTGGACATCGACGCCTATGATAATGCCATTCGCGCCATGGGCGATCTGTACATGGAGAATGTGACCAACATTGATGTTACCTCTCAAAACCGAAACGGCATTCGTGTCGGTTTGGGGGATGAAGAAATCATCACTGCCAGCGACGGCAATGCAGAGATCCTCAATTGTGGAACCTTGTCCATTACCAGTGACTACAACGGCATGCGCATCACCGGGGATTTGACCATCAATGGATTGACTGCCCTAAACATCCAGTCTGAATGGACAGGGCTACGGGTGGGATCGTCCTATTATTATGACAATCCTGAAAGATCCGACTACGGCAATTCCCAAAGCGATTCTCCAGGCAATGTCATCTTGAAGAACGTTGCAGCCATGGACATCAACGCCTATGCCAAAGGGATCCACAGCTACGGATCCACCTTGTTGGAAAATTGCACCTTTGCAGAAATCGTGGCAACGGTGGCCGGATCGGAACAGGCACTAAAAGACGACGAAGACAATGTAGGATACGGGATCCTGGCAGGCACCACCATCGATATAGTAAACAGCCATTTGAATGTATACGGGGACAAGTTTGGACTGGTCACCGGCTGGGTATACGACGCTTACGGATACACGGACATCAACCAGTCACCAGGTGGAGACATCACCATCGACCAAAGCTATGTAGATGCCAATGCAGCCCCTGAGATGATGATCGGTTATGAAGGACCAATAGTTTTTGGGGGATACGCTGCCATCTTTGCCGGCGACGACAAAGCTTATGAAGACACCGGTCATGCCCAGATCATCCTCATTGATACGGTTATCAAGACGCCGGTAGACGGCTACATTGCCGACGTGGTCATCGGTCAGTTCAACTGCCAGTCCTTTACCAATGAAGAGGAACTGATGATGGATTCCATCACCCATTGGGGAGAAGCCCTCAACAACGTGGTGTTGGAGCCCCAGTATTACGTTACCTATGATGGCAACGGCGGGACAGGCAGTTTGGAAGACACCCAGGATCCTTACTTGACAGATGCAACCGTGACGGTTTTGGAGAACACCTTTGATTTATTGGGATACACTTATGACAGTTGGAACACCAAAGCCGACGGATCAGGAACCGAGTATGCACCGGGAGCCTCCTTTGTCATTAAAGGAAATGTGACCCTGTATGCCCAGTGGAACAAGATCCCGCCGGTCGTCAAATATGTAGAAACGGATCCGGAAACGGGATTGGTTACGGAAGGAATGAAAACCAACGTGACCTTGCCGGAACTGGAAGATCCGGATACCAAAGAAGTGGAAGTATACGTCCATGTTGCAACAGGATCCCTGGATGACGCCATTCGAAGCAAGGTATTGGCGGATCTGAAAGACAAGGGATACGAACTGTTGGATATACTGGACATCAGTCTCATGAAAAAAGTAACGGAGTTTGACGGAACGGTCACTACATCGACCATAGATAACGCCGACATCACCGGCCCCATCACCGTTCGGGTACTTCTCACCGGCGACGATGTGGACAAAGACGACCTGGCCATCGCCTACATCGACGATGCAGGGAATGTAACGGTGATCACGGGAACAAAAGTGACGGTAGGCGATAAAGTCTACCTGCAGTTTGTAACGGATCACTTCAGCAACTATGCTTTGATCCAGGAGTTGGGAGATCAGGAAGCCAACCCATCCACAGGATCGATGGATGAAGGAAGCAGTATTGGCGGCAACGAAATGTCCCTATTGTCTTTCCTCGGTATCTGGTTGCTGGCAGTAGGGATCCTCTGGATCCAACGAAGAAGAAAAGCGTTTTAA